The following are from one region of the Arachis duranensis cultivar V14167 chromosome 10, aradu.V14167.gnm2.J7QH, whole genome shotgun sequence genome:
- the LOC107468660 gene encoding sphingosine kinase 1 gives MDQSDHQPHLHPIVSDRVTVKGVVTPLALLPDGRLWWSEGLQRSLHLEKDVLSFVANGPNITLRTIQEVRAGCCSTTSAGSFVRRDVVFQPSSNESHVLWCQKLREYIESLGRPKRLFVLVNPFGGKKSAKKVFWKKVSPLLSDAQIELTVQETQHQLHAKELARSLDLSQYDGIVCVSGDGILVEVVNGLLEREDWQTAIKIPIGVVPAGTGNGMAKSLLDSVGYPCKVANAVLAIIRGHKRSLDVATIRQGETRFFSVLMLAWGLIADIDIESEKYRWMGSARLDFYAICRFLNLRHYTGRVSFVPAPGFEEHGEPSSYPGQSTSEGSNRDLSEAENTQLQKLGYQGSDINLEHLNWRAINGPFVSVWLHNVPWGAEDTMAAPEAKFSDGYLDLIIVKDCPRLPLLAMMTELNKGGHVKSPYVTYLKVKAFVLEPGPRTKKPEKEGIIDSDGEVLARGKGTYKCDQKGLMAYDKLEITVDQGLATLFTPI, from the exons ATGGACCAATCCGATCACCAGCCGCACCTCCACCCCATAGTTTCGGACCGCGTAACCGTCAAAGGAGTCGTCACGCCGCTCGCTCTTCTCCCCGACGGTAGGCTGTGGTGGTCGGAGGGGCTCCAACGAAGCCTTCACCTCGAGAAGGATGTCCTCTCATTCGTCGCCAATGGCCCTAACATCACGCTCAGAACCATCCAGGAGGTCCGTGCCGGCTGCTGCAGCACAACTTCCGCTGGCAGCTTCGTCAGACGCGACGTCGTTTTCCAGCCATCCTCCAACGAATCGCACGTCCTCTGGTGCCAGAAGCTTCGGGAATACATTGAATCTCTCG GTCGACCGAAGAGGCTATTTGTTTTGGTTAACCCTTTTGGCGGGAAGAAATCTGCTAAGAAGGTATTTTGGAAGAAGGTGTCACCTCTTCTTTCAGACGCTCAGATCGAACTTACTGTCCAAG AGACTCAACATCAGCTCCATGCAAAGGAACTTGCTCGTTCGCTCGATCTTTCCCAGTACGATGGGATTGTCTGTGTTAGTGGAGATGGAATTCTCGTTGAG GTTGTAAATGGACTGCTGGAAAGAGAGGACTGGCAAACTGCAATAAAGATACCCATTGGAGTAGTTCCTGCAG GGACTGGAAATGGCATGGCAAAATCTCTTCTCGATTCTGTTGGTTATCCTTGTAAAGTAGCTAATGCGGTTCTTGCCATCATACGAG GCCATAAACGATCACTTGATGTGGCTACCATCAGACAAGGGGAAACCAGATTTTTCAGTGTGCTGATGCTTGCATGGG GTCTGATTGCAGATATTGATATTGAGTCTGAAAAGTATAGGTGGATGGGAAGTGCTCGCCTAGATTTTTAT GCTATCTGTCGATTTCTCAATTTGAGGCACTACACCGGACGTGTTTCTTTTGTGCCTGCACCTGGATTTGAAGAGCACGGAGAGCCAAGTAGTTACCCTGGCCAATCCACCAGTGAAGGCAGCAACAGAGATCTAAGTGAAGCAGAAAACACACAATTACAAAAGCTTGGTTATCAGGGATCCGATATAAACTTGGAACATCTAAATTGGAGAGCTATAAATGGGCCCTTTGTTTCTGTCTGGCTTCACAATGTACCATGGGGAGCTGAAGATACAATGGCAGCACCCGAGGCAAAG TTCTCTGATGGTTATCTAGACTTGATCATAGTCAAGGATTGCCCAAGGTTACCTTTGTTGGCAATGATGACAGAATTGAATAAGGGAGGCCATGTAAAATCTCCATATGTCACATACTTAAAG GTGAAGGCTTTTGTGTTGGAGCCTGGTCCACGAACCAAGAAGCCAGAGAAGGAGGGTATAATAGATTCAGATGGTGAGGTTTTGGCTAGGGGTAAAGGGACTTACAAGTGTGATCAAAAAGGTTTGATGGCTTATGATAAACTTGAGATAACAGTGGATCAAGgtttggctacacttttcacGCCTATTTGA